The following proteins are encoded in a genomic region of uncultured Hyphomonas sp.:
- a CDS encoding glutathione S-transferase family protein has protein sequence MIRLYHWCLDPAGRLVRLCLAEKGLGFETVESSPWAPHPDLKLLGPGAVAPALLQEGTGGRIVAVGTRAICEFLEESVEGQHLLPLHPGQRAEARRLWAWVEQGFEEVTDTLLTERVMQWVRRDRQPDSEKLRRGAHTLRGRLTFLNALVEMHGFIAGRDLTLADLAAAAHLSACDYFGDIQWEAVPDLRTWYARIKSRPSFRPLLADRLDAVRPSPHYADLDF, from the coding sequence ATGATCCGACTTTACCACTGGTGCCTTGATCCTGCCGGACGGCTGGTCCGTCTTTGCCTGGCTGAAAAAGGTCTGGGTTTTGAAACCGTTGAGTCCTCTCCCTGGGCCCCGCATCCCGACCTGAAGCTGCTCGGTCCTGGCGCGGTTGCGCCGGCGTTGCTGCAGGAGGGGACTGGCGGGCGGATTGTCGCTGTGGGTACGCGGGCAATCTGCGAATTCCTGGAGGAATCGGTCGAGGGCCAGCACCTCCTGCCGCTCCATCCCGGCCAGCGTGCCGAGGCGCGGCGCCTGTGGGCGTGGGTGGAACAGGGCTTCGAAGAGGTCACCGATACGCTGCTGACCGAGCGCGTGATGCAGTGGGTGCGGCGCGACCGCCAGCCGGATTCCGAAAAGCTCCGCCGGGGCGCGCACACGCTGCGCGGGCGGCTGACCTTCCTGAATGCGCTGGTCGAGATGCACGGCTTCATTGCCGGGCGCGACCTGACGCTGGCAGACCTTGCCGCCGCGGCGCATCTCTCCGCCTGCGACTATTTCGGGGACATCCAGTGGGAAGCGGTGCCGGACCTGCGCACCTGGTATGCGCGGATAAAGTCGCGGCCGAGCTTCCGTCCGCTGCTTGCCGACCGGCTGGATGCCGTGCGACCCTCGCCGCACTATGCCGACCTTGATTTCTGA
- the queG gene encoding tRNA epoxyqueuosine(34) reductase QueG, which yields MPTLISDPAGRAEFARQHALTLGFDAVGIARADEAWAASERLEEFVEAGRHGTMEWMETTLARRRTPNSMWADAKSAVAVALNYGPDHDPMDTLQQREAGNISVYARGRDYHDTLKSRLKQLAREFVAKTGAEVKVFVDTAPLMEKPLAAKAGLGWQGKHTNLVSRELGSWFFLGVMLTDAELIPDVPEADHCGSCRNCLDICPTGAFPAPYQIDARRCISYLTIEHKGPIPEEFRTAMGNRIYGCDDCLAVCPWNKFARAASEAAFHARAELKLPGLDELAALDDAAFREVFSGSPIKRIGRDRFVRNVCIAIGNSGASRFVPLLEGLVQDASALVRGAAAWALLQLDAERFSFARSQNVTGETDPDVLREWNRSA from the coding sequence ATGCCGACCTTGATTTCTGACCCGGCGGGCCGCGCCGAATTTGCCAGACAACATGCCCTGACGCTCGGTTTCGATGCGGTTGGCATCGCGCGGGCCGATGAGGCCTGGGCCGCCTCTGAGCGGCTGGAGGAATTCGTCGAGGCGGGCCGGCACGGCACGATGGAGTGGATGGAGACGACGCTGGCGCGGCGCCGCACGCCGAACTCCATGTGGGCGGACGCGAAGTCTGCCGTCGCGGTCGCGCTGAACTATGGCCCGGACCATGACCCGATGGACACGCTCCAGCAGCGCGAGGCCGGCAATATCTCCGTCTATGCGCGGGGGAGGGACTATCACGATACGCTGAAGTCCCGCCTGAAGCAGCTGGCGCGAGAGTTCGTGGCCAAGACCGGCGCGGAGGTGAAAGTCTTCGTCGACACCGCGCCTCTGATGGAGAAGCCACTGGCGGCGAAGGCCGGGCTCGGCTGGCAGGGCAAGCACACGAACCTTGTCAGCCGGGAACTGGGGTCCTGGTTCTTCCTCGGCGTGATGCTGACCGATGCGGAGCTGATCCCGGATGTTCCCGAGGCGGACCATTGTGGCAGCTGCCGTAATTGTCTCGACATCTGCCCGACCGGGGCCTTCCCGGCGCCGTACCAGATCGATGCGCGGCGGTGCATTTCCTACCTGACCATCGAGCACAAGGGCCCGATCCCGGAAGAGTTCCGCACGGCGATGGGCAACCGGATCTATGGCTGCGATGACTGCCTCGCCGTTTGCCCGTGGAACAAGTTCGCGCGCGCCGCCAGCGAAGCGGCTTTCCATGCGCGGGCCGAGCTGAAGCTGCCGGGCCTCGATGAGCTGGCGGCGTTGGACGATGCGGCGTTCCGCGAAGTCTTCTCCGGTTCGCCCATCAAGCGGATCGGGCGGGACCGGTTTGTGCGCAATGTCTGCATCGCGATCGGGAACTCCGGCGCATCCCGGTTCGTTCCGCTGCTTGAGGGTCTGGTGCAGGACGCCTCTGCGCTGGTGCGCGGGGCGGCTGCATGGGCCCTCTTGCAACTGGATGCGGAGCGGTTCTCATTCGCCCGTTCACAGAATGTGACCGGGGAAACAGACCCCGATGTGCTGAGGGAATGGAACAGAAGCGCATGA
- a CDS encoding M1 family metallopeptidase, with product MKTRFATVLLAGVASVVLMSACSTPEDSVEATLESATAELSAPVLQAEAPTGQLPEGVRPTAYRLDLVTDPNAATFTGHAEIDLALEKPHARIWLHALGPVVSSVKAVLPDGMEIAATFTGDEAADGVSRIDFAAPLPAGTATLVLKYEAPYDLNLAGLYKVEQAGRPYLVTQMEAIDARRMFPSFDEPRFKTPYTLTVTAPAGMEVAANGAETGSEDLGNGMVRHSFATTRPIQSYLVALMVGPYDKVVADQIAATDLRAEPVPLRGFAPAGKGEKLSEGLDITDEMLAWQEAYFDYPYPYGKLDLIAAADFAYGAMENAGAIVYREAALLIDDRTSLARQRAIFNTHAHELGHQWFGNLVTPAWWNDIWLNEAFATWISSKTMNGIDPDGEWDLAPIQSSLTAMPTDSLASTRQIRNPIRTNGDINDAFDSITYRKGGSVLNMFETYLGEDTFRDGIRLHMRRFEDGVATADDFMQSLADGSGQPDVVSSFTSFITQPGIPFLDVQVSCTGQTGELAITQSRYAPLGSTIDTEAQTWEIPFAARVHDASGDQIVRKMLTSKTSTITLDSCPDWVMPNAGGAGYWRFVTNAGNAAALRENFASLSTAEQMMLTDSLHAGFDAGKVSAEDFVSGLEAAAGGSAAAVSTSIGMIGTLKASLGEDGKAELASWVEANYGPVGEYLSDRPATALTISERLLAPKLWNFLLSEGNRAEDRNIFIGQAKAYLGIGQTADPTALPAEDLGAAVATGVEDEGQDFYEGALAYVRGSQNQTERATILSAIAGNGSEAIVTDLFKRALGDEISGNELYTIYHAALANPEVRPVIWPMVKTNFASIAAKIPSVRKPQTASAAGYFCTADEVADAKAFFESQAELIPGYERTLMQGVERGELCSALKASTSDAVKAVFSED from the coding sequence ATGAAAACCAGATTTGCGACCGTTCTGCTCGCAGGTGTTGCCTCCGTCGTTCTGATGTCAGCCTGCAGCACGCCGGAAGACTCCGTTGAAGCCACGCTCGAATCTGCGACCGCTGAACTGTCCGCACCGGTGCTGCAAGCCGAAGCTCCGACCGGCCAGTTGCCTGAAGGCGTTCGCCCGACGGCCTACCGGCTGGACCTGGTGACGGACCCGAACGCTGCCACATTCACCGGGCATGCGGAAATCGACCTGGCGCTGGAAAAACCCCACGCCCGCATCTGGCTCCATGCGCTGGGCCCGGTTGTCTCCTCCGTGAAAGCCGTGCTGCCGGACGGGATGGAAATCGCCGCCACCTTCACCGGTGACGAGGCCGCCGATGGCGTCTCCCGTATCGATTTCGCCGCCCCGCTCCCGGCCGGAACGGCCACGCTCGTACTGAAGTATGAAGCCCCTTACGACCTGAACCTCGCAGGCCTTTACAAGGTTGAGCAGGCTGGCCGCCCCTATCTGGTAACCCAGATGGAAGCGATCGATGCACGCCGCATGTTTCCCTCCTTCGACGAGCCGCGCTTCAAGACACCTTACACGCTGACTGTCACCGCACCGGCAGGCATGGAAGTGGCAGCGAATGGCGCTGAAACCGGTAGCGAAGACCTTGGCAATGGCATGGTGCGCCACAGCTTCGCGACAACCCGGCCGATCCAGTCCTACCTCGTCGCCCTGATGGTCGGCCCCTATGACAAAGTCGTCGCGGACCAGATCGCCGCGACAGATTTGCGCGCCGAGCCGGTGCCGCTGCGCGGCTTTGCTCCGGCCGGGAAAGGCGAGAAACTCTCCGAAGGGCTCGATATCACCGATGAGATGCTGGCCTGGCAGGAAGCCTATTTCGACTATCCGTACCCCTATGGAAAACTCGACCTGATCGCCGCCGCCGATTTTGCTTATGGCGCCATGGAAAATGCCGGTGCCATCGTCTACCGCGAAGCCGCACTGCTGATCGACGACCGGACATCGCTCGCCCGCCAACGCGCCATTTTCAATACGCATGCCCACGAGCTCGGCCACCAATGGTTCGGGAACCTCGTTACGCCAGCCTGGTGGAATGACATCTGGCTGAACGAGGCTTTCGCGACCTGGATCAGTTCCAAGACCATGAACGGCATCGATCCGGATGGCGAGTGGGACCTTGCCCCGATCCAGTCCAGCCTGACCGCGATGCCGACCGACAGCCTCGCCTCGACCCGCCAGATCCGGAACCCGATCCGGACCAATGGCGACATCAATGACGCCTTCGACTCGATCACCTACCGCAAGGGCGGCAGCGTGCTGAACATGTTCGAGACCTATCTGGGCGAAGACACGTTCCGCGATGGCATCCGCCTGCACATGCGGCGCTTCGAAGACGGTGTCGCGACGGCGGATGACTTCATGCAGAGCCTCGCCGATGGCTCGGGCCAACCGGACGTCGTTTCCTCCTTCACCTCTTTCATCACCCAGCCGGGCATCCCGTTCCTGGATGTGCAGGTCAGCTGCACTGGCCAGACCGGTGAACTGGCCATCACGCAGAGCCGCTATGCACCGCTCGGATCAACCATCGATACCGAAGCGCAGACCTGGGAAATTCCCTTTGCGGCCCGCGTCCATGATGCCTCCGGCGACCAGATCGTTCGCAAGATGCTGACCAGCAAGACAAGCACGATCACGCTCGACAGCTGCCCGGACTGGGTCATGCCGAATGCGGGCGGCGCCGGATACTGGCGTTTCGTCACCAATGCCGGGAACGCGGCTGCCCTGCGCGAAAACTTCGCCTCGCTGAGCACGGCAGAGCAGATGATGCTGACCGATTCCCTCCATGCCGGTTTCGATGCCGGCAAGGTCAGCGCGGAAGATTTTGTCTCCGGGCTGGAAGCCGCAGCGGGCGGATCGGCTGCCGCGGTCAGCACATCCATCGGCATGATCGGGACACTGAAGGCCTCGCTGGGGGAAGACGGCAAGGCTGAACTGGCCAGTTGGGTTGAAGCGAATTACGGCCCGGTTGGTGAGTACCTTTCTGACCGGCCCGCCACGGCGCTGACAATTTCGGAACGCCTGCTGGCACCGAAGCTGTGGAACTTCCTGCTGAGCGAAGGCAACCGCGCCGAAGACCGGAACATCTTCATCGGGCAGGCAAAAGCCTATCTCGGGATTGGCCAGACGGCAGATCCGACGGCCCTTCCCGCCGAAGACCTGGGCGCTGCCGTTGCCACTGGCGTGGAAGACGAAGGACAGGACTTCTATGAAGGCGCCCTCGCCTATGTCCGCGGCTCGCAGAACCAGACGGAACGGGCGACGATCCTCTCCGCCATCGCCGGGAATGGATCGGAAGCCATTGTGACCGACCTGTTCAAGCGCGCGCTCGGTGACGAGATCTCAGGCAATGAGCTCTACACGATCTACCATGCTGCGCTGGCCAATCCAGAGGTGCGCCCGGTGATCTGGCCGATGGTAAAGACGAATTTCGCTTCCATCGCCGCGAAGATTCCGTCGGTCCGAAAGCCACAGACCGCCAGCGCCGCCGGCTATTTCTGCACAGCAGACGAGGTCGCAGACGCGAAGGCATTCTTCGAAAGCCAGGCCGAGCTGATCCCGGGCTATGAACGCACCCTGATGCAGGGCGTCGAACGCGGCGAACTGTGCAGTGCCCTCAAGGCAAGCACATCGGACGCCGTAAAAGCTGTCTTCTCAGAAGACTGA
- the mtgA gene encoding monofunctional biosynthetic peptidoglycan transglycosylase — protein sequence MKKIPRKPPIEKPQARGLMDYLSWALKFVLGLFVGVHIYALVLKAAPVPGTVLMAQRAIGGEQIKRNLVSIDDISPNLVLAVIAAEDTRFCQHTGLDRDAIEQAISEYKKGKGLRGASTITQQTAKNVFLWNGGGFARKGAEAWFATFIDGMWGKRRVMEAYLNVAEWGDGIFGAEAAARARFGKSAADLTEREAALLASVLPSPNKWRLDPPGPYVSQRAGTLQARMRVVRSEGLASCVLDEQTVRRSAPKRPAEPKPSAPEEIRPETPAARPSLPDLPPAPEEGPEALPQDEAVTESPDEFDSFLQDAQDRFGQETAPAPAEAPEPEQPGDTSGPTDLRPRDETPD from the coding sequence ATGAAGAAGATCCCGCGGAAGCCGCCGATAGAAAAACCTCAGGCCCGCGGCCTGATGGACTATCTGAGCTGGGCGCTGAAATTCGTGCTCGGCCTGTTCGTCGGCGTGCACATCTATGCGCTCGTTCTGAAGGCGGCGCCGGTGCCGGGCACGGTGCTGATGGCGCAGCGGGCGATTGGCGGCGAGCAGATCAAGCGCAACCTTGTGTCCATCGACGATATCTCTCCCAATCTGGTCCTCGCCGTGATCGCGGCGGAGGATACGCGTTTCTGCCAGCACACCGGCCTCGACCGGGACGCGATCGAGCAGGCGATCAGCGAGTACAAGAAGGGCAAGGGCCTGCGCGGGGCGTCCACCATCACCCAGCAGACGGCGAAGAATGTCTTCCTCTGGAATGGCGGCGGTTTTGCCCGCAAGGGCGCCGAAGCCTGGTTCGCAACCTTCATCGACGGCATGTGGGGCAAGCGCCGGGTGATGGAAGCCTATCTGAATGTCGCCGAATGGGGCGACGGGATTTTCGGGGCCGAGGCAGCGGCGCGCGCCCGGTTCGGCAAGTCGGCGGCAGACCTGACGGAGCGCGAAGCCGCGTTACTGGCCTCTGTGCTGCCGAGCCCGAACAAGTGGCGCCTCGACCCGCCGGGGCCTTATGTGTCCCAGCGCGCGGGCACGCTGCAGGCGCGTATGAGGGTTGTCCGGTCCGAAGGCCTCGCGTCTTGCGTTCTGGACGAGCAGACTGTGCGCCGGTCTGCCCCGAAACGGCCCGCCGAGCCGAAACCCTCAGCGCCGGAAGAGATCCGTCCGGAAACACCCGCCGCCCGGCCAAGCCTGCCGGACCTGCCGCCTGCGCCGGAAGAAGGCCCGGAAGCCTTGCCGCAGGACGAGGCGGTGACAGAGTCCCCGGATGAGTTCGACAGCTTCCTCCAGGATGCGCAGGACCGGTTCGGGCAGGAGACGGCGCCCGCCCCCGCCGAGGCACCAGAACCGGAGCAGCCCGGCGACACATCCGGCCCGACAGATTTGCGTCCGCGCGACGAAACACCGGACTGA
- a CDS encoding NAD-glutamate dehydrogenase, giving the protein MNNQTVAADPLDQVLTQVTLESGNEDLSGLQPSDIDALARGLWTWASGLPAGEQDVRVLMDAEGASGPLGRSVLETAGPDMPFLVDSLLGECADQGFEVRTLFHPVVRLQDGRMISVIQIHLPRLTEREADRLVKGARQTLEHTAQAVADFKPMKERMREEIRRLSLLEEPKHADTHEAVAFLEWLAKNHFVFLGCREYRFETDAEGRVLPEEPIMIEGSNLGLLRDEDLNVLSRDAEPLVLTPEIGELLEEPFPLIVAKSTLISRIHRRVACDYVGVKKYDEQGRVNGEVRFLGLFTAEAYDETARSIPFIRRRVLKVIASSGATPGGHTEKAIANLLETWPRDELFQTGSKTLVPMIMGALHLIGRPRTRLFLRRDQFDRFVSAIVYVPREAYDTTLRERITETLLAAYNGMLIRFQPYFDTGPLARVHFQIAIDRNHPEPDVEALEAEITRLARTWDQALREAMIQSDLDVVDTEGGRAFIGAFNAAYREAFTPEEAMLDVASMAQLSARSPVVARAYQTPNEDPDKIRVKIYSRNGSIPLSRCVPVFEKMGLFAAFETGYPVRPGEKPAPDAPDVYWVHDLSMRSETGAPIDLETVARRLEDAFVAVWSGSAENDGFNRLILVAGATWREAALVRTLCAYRRQTGLDQPQDVQEAALARYPALTRLLVDLFAVRFDPSKDLSLRQREDACREICDSIEVHLRDVSALADDQVLRRLTDLILGVQRTNFYQTNADGGPHCFVSLKIASRELREMPEPKPFREIFMSSPNVEGVHLRFGPVARGGLRWSDRAADYRTEVLGLVKAQQVKNAVIVPVGSKGGFYPKQLPDRSDRNAWFESGRDAYKEFITSLLELTDNLKDGEVTHPADTVVWDGQDPYLVVAADKGTATFSDTANAISLEKGHWLGDAFASGGSAGYDHKKMGITARGAWEAVKRHFREMGKDIQSEPFTVIGVGDMSGDVFGNGMLLSPEIRLVAAFNHMHIFIDPDPIDSKKNLAERQRMFDLPQSTWDDYDKSLISQGGGVFARSAKSIELSDEIKALTGLNADAVTPDQLIHALLKSQADLLWFGGIGTYVKADTETNGEVGDRANDTIRIGAHQLRVKVVGEGANLGLTQAARIEFALSGGRINTDAIDNSAGVDSSDHEVNIKILAAEAIRLGNLEEDKRNALLADMTDDVAAHVLRHNYDQTAALTLAEATAKQDHEALERLMVHLEGRGVLDRALEGLPETGDMKVRADNGQGLSRPELAVLLAWSKITLFDDLVASDLPDDPYFEDVLKAYFPSPIDSYGEAMDNHRLKREIIATVLANRSLDMGGSIPVFRLREMTDTTDMAAIVRGLEAARVVLDFEGFQREVDALDNVVHADVQTDLRLLAAQAMSAAAAWFVTAMPKGTLQELVEATHGPLNEFKASLADIHTHFPAAQIERSTRTLTRRGAPEELARWASAMGLFAQGLVVVDLARETGESVPAAGECFFQIGEALRLDRLRVSALDGLSKAGFWDRVAGRRLIVELVQTQADAARDALAAGGAAQWLALHQDGRRDLLATLAELGKEKAWSFAKFALAADAVRHFMKR; this is encoded by the coding sequence ATGAACAATCAGACTGTTGCCGCCGATCCGCTCGATCAGGTGCTGACGCAGGTCACTCTGGAATCTGGCAATGAAGACCTGAGCGGTCTGCAGCCGTCCGACATCGACGCGCTGGCCCGTGGCCTTTGGACCTGGGCGTCCGGGCTGCCCGCTGGCGAGCAGGATGTACGAGTCCTGATGGACGCCGAAGGCGCCTCGGGTCCGCTTGGCCGCAGCGTGCTGGAAACCGCCGGACCCGACATGCCTTTCCTGGTCGATTCGCTTTTGGGTGAGTGCGCCGATCAGGGCTTTGAAGTGCGTACGCTGTTCCATCCCGTCGTGCGCCTGCAGGACGGCCGCATGATTTCGGTGATCCAGATCCACCTGCCGCGCCTGACAGAGCGCGAGGCGGACCGGCTGGTCAAAGGCGCGCGTCAGACGCTGGAACACACGGCGCAGGCGGTTGCAGACTTCAAGCCCATGAAGGAGCGGATGCGCGAGGAAATCCGCCGCCTGTCCCTGCTGGAAGAACCGAAGCACGCCGACACACATGAGGCGGTCGCTTTCCTGGAATGGCTGGCGAAGAATCACTTCGTTTTCCTGGGGTGCCGTGAATACCGGTTTGAAACCGATGCCGAAGGCCGCGTGCTGCCGGAAGAGCCGATCATGATCGAGGGCAGCAATCTGGGCCTTCTGCGGGATGAAGACCTGAACGTCCTGTCGCGCGACGCTGAGCCTCTGGTGCTGACACCGGAGATCGGGGAACTGCTGGAAGAGCCGTTCCCGCTGATCGTCGCGAAATCGACCCTGATCAGCCGCATCCACCGCCGTGTCGCGTGTGATTATGTCGGCGTGAAGAAATATGACGAGCAGGGGCGGGTGAACGGAGAAGTGCGGTTCCTCGGTCTGTTTACGGCCGAGGCCTATGATGAGACAGCACGCTCTATCCCGTTTATCCGGCGGCGTGTCCTGAAAGTCATCGCATCTTCCGGCGCCACGCCCGGCGGGCATACGGAAAAGGCGATCGCCAACCTGCTGGAAACCTGGCCGCGCGACGAGCTGTTCCAGACGGGTTCGAAAACGCTTGTGCCGATGATCATGGGTGCGCTGCACCTGATCGGGCGGCCACGGACGCGCCTGTTCCTGCGGCGTGACCAGTTCGACCGGTTTGTGTCCGCCATCGTTTATGTGCCGCGTGAAGCCTATGACACGACCCTTCGGGAGCGGATCACGGAGACGCTGCTAGCCGCCTACAATGGCATGCTCATCCGTTTCCAGCCTTATTTTGATACCGGTCCGCTGGCGCGCGTGCACTTCCAGATCGCAATTGACCGGAATCATCCGGAGCCGGACGTCGAGGCGCTGGAAGCCGAGATCACCCGGCTCGCCCGCACCTGGGATCAGGCCCTGCGCGAAGCAATGATCCAGTCCGACCTCGATGTGGTGGACACAGAAGGGGGGCGCGCATTCATCGGCGCATTCAACGCAGCCTATCGTGAAGCCTTCACGCCCGAAGAGGCGATGCTGGATGTCGCCTCGATGGCGCAGCTCAGCGCGCGGTCGCCTGTTGTGGCCCGTGCATACCAGACCCCCAACGAGGACCCGGACAAGATCCGGGTAAAGATCTATTCGCGCAATGGGTCGATTCCCCTGTCACGCTGCGTGCCAGTGTTCGAGAAGATGGGCCTCTTTGCCGCTTTCGAGACGGGCTATCCTGTGCGGCCCGGTGAAAAGCCGGCGCCTGATGCGCCCGACGTCTATTGGGTGCACGACCTGTCCATGCGCTCTGAAACCGGTGCGCCGATTGACCTTGAAACTGTGGCCCGGCGGCTTGAAGACGCCTTCGTTGCAGTCTGGAGCGGGAGCGCCGAGAATGATGGCTTCAACCGCCTGATCCTGGTCGCCGGGGCGACATGGCGCGAAGCCGCGCTTGTCCGCACGCTGTGTGCCTATCGCCGCCAGACAGGCCTAGATCAGCCGCAGGACGTGCAGGAGGCGGCACTCGCCCGCTATCCGGCCCTGACGCGCCTGCTGGTCGACCTCTTTGCGGTCCGGTTCGATCCCTCCAAGGACCTCAGCCTGCGCCAGCGCGAGGATGCTTGCCGCGAAATCTGCGACAGTATCGAAGTGCACCTGCGGGACGTCTCGGCACTGGCCGACGACCAGGTCCTGCGCCGCCTCACGGACCTGATCCTCGGCGTGCAACGGACGAACTTCTATCAGACAAATGCCGATGGCGGCCCGCACTGCTTCGTCAGCCTGAAGATCGCCAGCCGCGAGCTGCGCGAAATGCCGGAGCCGAAGCCGTTCCGAGAGATTTTCATGTCCAGCCCAAACGTCGAAGGCGTGCACCTTCGTTTCGGTCCCGTTGCGCGCGGCGGTCTGCGCTGGTCGGACCGGGCGGCGGACTATCGCACCGAAGTCCTGGGGCTCGTGAAGGCACAGCAGGTGAAGAACGCCGTGATTGTTCCGGTCGGCTCCAAGGGCGGCTTCTATCCGAAACAATTGCCGGATCGGTCGGATCGCAATGCCTGGTTCGAAAGCGGACGGGATGCCTACAAGGAATTCATCACGTCTCTGCTGGAACTGACCGATAATCTGAAAGACGGCGAAGTCACTCATCCGGCGGATACGGTCGTTTGGGACGGTCAGGATCCTTACCTCGTCGTCGCCGCAGACAAGGGCACGGCAACTTTCTCCGATACGGCCAATGCGATCAGCCTCGAAAAAGGCCACTGGCTGGGCGATGCGTTCGCTTCCGGCGGGTCGGCGGGCTATGACCACAAGAAGATGGGCATCACGGCGCGCGGCGCGTGGGAAGCGGTCAAGCGGCACTTCCGGGAAATGGGCAAGGACATCCAGTCCGAACCCTTCACCGTGATCGGTGTCGGCGACATGAGCGGCGACGTGTTCGGCAACGGCATGCTGTTGTCGCCGGAAATCCGCCTCGTGGCGGCCTTCAACCACATGCACATTTTCATCGATCCGGATCCGATCGATTCCAAAAAGAACCTTGCCGAACGCCAACGGATGTTCGACCTGCCGCAATCGACCTGGGACGACTATGACAAGAGCCTGATTTCCCAAGGCGGCGGCGTCTTTGCCCGGTCTGCCAAGTCGATTGAACTCAGCGACGAGATCAAGGCGCTGACGGGCCTCAACGCGGATGCCGTGACGCCGGACCAACTGATCCATGCCCTTCTGAAGTCGCAGGCCGACCTGCTCTGGTTCGGCGGCATCGGCACCTATGTGAAGGCGGATACAGAGACCAATGGGGAAGTCGGTGACCGGGCCAATGACACCATCCGTATCGGCGCGCACCAGCTGCGCGTGAAAGTGGTCGGGGAAGGGGCCAATCTGGGCCTCACTCAGGCGGCCCGGATCGAGTTCGCCCTGTCCGGCGGACGCATCAATACCGATGCCATCGACAACTCCGCCGGTGTCGATTCCTCAGACCACGAAGTGAACATCAAGATCCTTGCAGCTGAAGCGATCCGGCTCGGCAATCTGGAAGAAGACAAGCGCAACGCCCTGCTGGCGGACATGACCGACGATGTCGCAGCTCATGTCCTGCGCCACAATTACGACCAGACCGCCGCCCTGACCCTGGCAGAAGCGACGGCCAAGCAGGATCATGAAGCGCTCGAACGCCTCATGGTGCATCTGGAAGGCCGCGGCGTGCTGGACCGCGCGCTGGAAGGCCTGCCGGAAACGGGCGACATGAAAGTCCGCGCCGATAATGGACAGGGGCTGAGCCGTCCGGAACTCGCCGTGCTGCTCGCCTGGTCCAAGATTACCCTGTTCGACGATCTCGTTGCATCGGACCTGCCGGACGATCCGTATTTCGAGGACGTACTGAAGGCTTATTTCCCGAGCCCGATCGATTCCTATGGCGAGGCGATGGACAATCACCGCCTGAAGCGGGAGATCATCGCCACGGTGCTGGCCAACCGGTCGCTGGACATGGGCGGCTCGATCCCGGTTTTCCGCCTGCGGGAGATGACCGACACGACCGACATGGCCGCCATCGTGCGCGGACTGGAGGCGGCCCGCGTGGTGCTGGACTTTGAAGGCTTCCAGCGTGAGGTCGATGCGCTCGACAATGTGGTGCATGCCGATGTGCAGACGGACCTGCGGCTTCTGGCAGCGCAGGCGATGAGCGCGGCAGCGGCCTGGTTCGTGACGGCTATGCCGAAAGGCACGCTGCAGGAACTCGTGGAGGCCACACACGGCCCGCTGAACGAATTCAAGGCGTCGCTTGCCGATATCCACACACACTTCCCGGCGGCCCAGATCGAACGGTCGACGCGCACCCTGACGCGGCGCGGGGCACCGGAGGAACTTGCGCGCTGGGCATCCGCCATGGGCCTGTTTGCGCAAGGCCTCGTCGTCGTGGACCTTGCCCGCGAGACCGGCGAATCCGTGCCGGCCGCAGGCGAGTGCTTCTTCCAGATCGGCGAGGCACTGCGCCTCGACCGCCTGCGTGTCTCCGCGCTGGATGGTCTCTCAAAGGCCGGTTTCTGGGACCGGGTTGCCGGCCGCCGCCTGATTGTCGAACTGGTGCAGACCCAGGCCGACGCGGCGCGCGATGCGCTGGCGGCAGGTGGTGCGGCGCAATGGCTTGCCCTGCATCAGGACGGACGCCGGGACCTGCTGGCCACATTGGCGGAACTCGGCAAGGAAAAGGCCTGGAGCTTTGCGAAGTTCGCGCTGGCCGCCGATGCGGTTCGCCATTTCATGAAGCGCTAG